A single Hippocampus zosterae strain Florida chromosome 1, ASM2543408v3, whole genome shotgun sequence DNA region contains:
- the ubxn1 gene encoding UBX domain-containing protein 1 isoform X1: MMSFFDLRALPYCGRESLKMADLTTLESLLEMGFERNRAERAVASTGNQGIEQAMDWLMEHENDPDIDEPYKPPALAALDDDQTGMQEPSLGETTGVASGEGSQVGDTDKKPMMEDEKQQQVKRLEELMRVKQAERRERERAEELEKEKQRRKQGQELQQIRNKLQDDDMKKLAEMRRREKMEDKLARQRVKEKIARDREERAQKFGGGGTSTSVQPSPVSPTSQGLPPIKKEYDESRIQVRLLDGSTLTAVFKAQEPLAAVRVYVQVNGNTPEGQDFTLLSPYPRHVYTDLDMEKPLKELGLVPSAVLVVTKK; the protein is encoded by the exons ATGATGTCGTTTTTTGACCTCCGTGCGCTTCCGTACTGTGGCCGCGAAAGC CTGAAAATGGCAGACTTAACAACGCTTGAGAGCCTTTTGGAGATGGGTTTCGAGCGGAACAGGGC AGAAAGGGCTGTGGCCAGCACTGGGAACCAGGGGATCGAACAAGCTATGGACTG gttaatggagcacgaGAACGATCCGGATATCGATGAGCCATATAAGCCTCCTGCTCTTGCAGCACTGGACGATGACCAGACTGGCATGCAAGAGCCTTCGCTTGGGGAAACAACCGGAG TTGCAAGTGGAGAAGGTAGCCAGGTTGGTGATACTGACAAAAAGCCCATGATGGAAGATGAGAAACAGCAGCAAGTCAAAAG GCTGGAGGAGCTGATGCGGGTGAAACAGGCAGAGCGACGAGAGCGTGAGCGTGccgaggagctggagaaggaaAAGCAGCGCAGGAAGCAGGGGCAAGAGCTGCAGCAGATTCGCAACAAGCTGCAAGACGATGACATGAAGAAGCTCGCAGAGATGCGGCGGAGAGAGAAGATGGAAGACAAGCTGGCCAG GCAAAGGGTTAAAGAAAAGATAGCGAGAGACAGGGAGGAGAGAGCACAAAAG TTTGGAGGTGGAGGAACAAGTACTTCAGTCCAGCCCAGTCCAGTGTCACCCACCAGTCAGGGCCTGCCCCCCATTAAGAAAGAATATGACGAGTCCAGGATACAG GTGCGACTGCTGGATGGCTCCACCCTTACAGCAGTGTTCAAGGCCCAGGAGCCACTGGCGGCAGTGCGTGTCTACGTGCAGGTGAATGGCAACACGCCAGAGGGTCAGGACTTTACACTGCTGTCACCTTATCCCCGTCACGTCTATACTGATCTGGATATGGAGAAGCCCCTCAAAGAGCTGG GGTTGGTGCCTTCAGCTGTGCTGGTCGTTACCAAAAAGTAA
- the ubxn1 gene encoding UBX domain-containing protein 1 isoform X3, with protein MMSFFDLRALPYCGRESLKMADLTTLESLLEMGFERNRAERAVASTGNQGIEQAMDWLMEHENDPDIDEPYKPPALAALDDDQTGMQEPSLGETTGVASGEGSQVGDTDKKPMMEDEKQQQVKRLEELMRVKQAERRERERAEELEKEKQRRKQGQELQQIRNKLQDDDMKKLAEMRRREKMEDKLARQRVKEKIARDREERAQKVRLLDGSTLTAVFKAQEPLAAVRVYVQVNGNTPEGQDFTLLSPYPRHVYTDLDMEKPLKELGLVPSAVLVVTKK; from the exons ATGATGTCGTTTTTTGACCTCCGTGCGCTTCCGTACTGTGGCCGCGAAAGC CTGAAAATGGCAGACTTAACAACGCTTGAGAGCCTTTTGGAGATGGGTTTCGAGCGGAACAGGGC AGAAAGGGCTGTGGCCAGCACTGGGAACCAGGGGATCGAACAAGCTATGGACTG gttaatggagcacgaGAACGATCCGGATATCGATGAGCCATATAAGCCTCCTGCTCTTGCAGCACTGGACGATGACCAGACTGGCATGCAAGAGCCTTCGCTTGGGGAAACAACCGGAG TTGCAAGTGGAGAAGGTAGCCAGGTTGGTGATACTGACAAAAAGCCCATGATGGAAGATGAGAAACAGCAGCAAGTCAAAAG GCTGGAGGAGCTGATGCGGGTGAAACAGGCAGAGCGACGAGAGCGTGAGCGTGccgaggagctggagaaggaaAAGCAGCGCAGGAAGCAGGGGCAAGAGCTGCAGCAGATTCGCAACAAGCTGCAAGACGATGACATGAAGAAGCTCGCAGAGATGCGGCGGAGAGAGAAGATGGAAGACAAGCTGGCCAG GCAAAGGGTTAAAGAAAAGATAGCGAGAGACAGGGAGGAGAGAGCACAAAAG GTGCGACTGCTGGATGGCTCCACCCTTACAGCAGTGTTCAAGGCCCAGGAGCCACTGGCGGCAGTGCGTGTCTACGTGCAGGTGAATGGCAACACGCCAGAGGGTCAGGACTTTACACTGCTGTCACCTTATCCCCGTCACGTCTATACTGATCTGGATATGGAGAAGCCCCTCAAAGAGCTGG GGTTGGTGCCTTCAGCTGTGCTGGTCGTTACCAAAAAGTAA
- the ubxn1 gene encoding UBX domain-containing protein 1 isoform X2 — MADLTTLESLLEMGFERNRAERAVASTGNQGIEQAMDWLMEHENDPDIDEPYKPPALAALDDDQTGMQEPSLGETTGVASGEGSQVGDTDKKPMMEDEKQQQVKRLEELMRVKQAERRERERAEELEKEKQRRKQGQELQQIRNKLQDDDMKKLAEMRRREKMEDKLARQRVKEKIARDREERAQKFGGGGTSTSVQPSPVSPTSQGLPPIKKEYDESRIQVRLLDGSTLTAVFKAQEPLAAVRVYVQVNGNTPEGQDFTLLSPYPRHVYTDLDMEKPLKELGLVPSAVLVVTKK; from the exons ATGGCAGACTTAACAACGCTTGAGAGCCTTTTGGAGATGGGTTTCGAGCGGAACAGGGC AGAAAGGGCTGTGGCCAGCACTGGGAACCAGGGGATCGAACAAGCTATGGACTG gttaatggagcacgaGAACGATCCGGATATCGATGAGCCATATAAGCCTCCTGCTCTTGCAGCACTGGACGATGACCAGACTGGCATGCAAGAGCCTTCGCTTGGGGAAACAACCGGAG TTGCAAGTGGAGAAGGTAGCCAGGTTGGTGATACTGACAAAAAGCCCATGATGGAAGATGAGAAACAGCAGCAAGTCAAAAG GCTGGAGGAGCTGATGCGGGTGAAACAGGCAGAGCGACGAGAGCGTGAGCGTGccgaggagctggagaaggaaAAGCAGCGCAGGAAGCAGGGGCAAGAGCTGCAGCAGATTCGCAACAAGCTGCAAGACGATGACATGAAGAAGCTCGCAGAGATGCGGCGGAGAGAGAAGATGGAAGACAAGCTGGCCAG GCAAAGGGTTAAAGAAAAGATAGCGAGAGACAGGGAGGAGAGAGCACAAAAG TTTGGAGGTGGAGGAACAAGTACTTCAGTCCAGCCCAGTCCAGTGTCACCCACCAGTCAGGGCCTGCCCCCCATTAAGAAAGAATATGACGAGTCCAGGATACAG GTGCGACTGCTGGATGGCTCCACCCTTACAGCAGTGTTCAAGGCCCAGGAGCCACTGGCGGCAGTGCGTGTCTACGTGCAGGTGAATGGCAACACGCCAGAGGGTCAGGACTTTACACTGCTGTCACCTTATCCCCGTCACGTCTATACTGATCTGGATATGGAGAAGCCCCTCAAAGAGCTGG GGTTGGTGCCTTCAGCTGTGCTGGTCGTTACCAAAAAGTAA